TCAGGCCAAGGCTCCCCCTGAAAAATGCACGTCCTCTACCGGACGCGGGTCTCCACTGACGAGGCACGTTGACGGGCGGTGCAGACCAGCAGCCAGAGTACGCCCAGCACCGCTGCCAGGACCGTCCCGGCCAGCACCCCCAACTTTGCCTGTGCCTGGAGGGCTGCATCCTCGAAGGCCAGATTCGAGACGAACAGCGACACCGTGAACCCGATGCCCGATAGCAGCCCCACACCGCACAGCAGCGGCCAGTTCACCCCTTTCGGCAGGGCCGCGAGTCCCACCCGTACGGCCAACCACGCCG
The genomic region above belongs to Deinococcus humi and contains:
- a CDS encoding Na+/H+ antiporter NhaA, encoding MAPPIKNGAIEAHLRRAREVLELAHSPLHRLEHTLHPYVTYAVLPMFAFMNAGVTVSTGGVDTVTLGVFLGLLLGKPLGVVGAAWLAVRVGLAALPKGVNWPLLCGVGLLSGIGFTVSLFVSNLAFEDAALQAQAKLGVLAGTVLAAVLGVLWLLVCTARQRASSVETRVR